A single genomic interval of Electrophorus electricus isolate fEleEle1 chromosome 4, fEleEle1.pri, whole genome shotgun sequence harbors:
- the rdh8a gene encoding retinol dehydrogenase 8a encodes MASGAQRVVLITGCSSGIGLRIAVLLAKDEQRRYHVIATMRNLQKKKELVEAAGEALGNTLTLQALDVCSDDSVKQCISSVKDRHIDILINNAGVGLLGPLESISVERMKTVFDTNFFGTVRMIKEVMPDMKKRRAGHIIVMSSVMGMQGVVFNDIYAASKFAIEGFCESMAVQLLKFNVKMSLIEPGPVHTEFEAKMMDELAEMEFSGADQDTVRYFKDVYVPSSCDIFEAMGQTPEYIAKCTQKVIESRSPRFRNLTNSLYTPIVAMKYADETGGLSVHAFYNLLFNFGSLMHVAMAVLKCLTCSCLRRRTVSPD; translated from the exons ATGGCGAGCGGAGCGCAGAGAGTGGTGTTGATCACCGGCTGCTCCTCCGGCATTGGACTGAGAATCGCCGTGCTGCTGGCCAAAGATGAACAGAGACGTTACCATG TCATCGCCACCATGCGTAACCTGCAGAAGAAGAAGGAGCTGGTGGAGGCAGCAGGGGAGGCCCTGGGGAACACCCTCACCCTGCAGGCTCTGGACGTGTGCAGCGATGACTCAGTCAAGCAGTGCATCAGCAGTGTCAAAGACCGCCACATTGACATCCTCA TAAACAACGCGGGCGTGGGCCTACTCGGGCCCCTGGAGAGCATCAGCGTGGAGCGGATGAAGACAGTATTCGACACCAACTTCTTTGGAACGGTGCGCATGATCAAAGAAGTCATGCCTGACATGAAGAAGCGCCGGGCAGGCCATATCATCGTCATGAGCAGCGTCATGGGCATGCAGG GGGTGGTGTTCAACGACATCTACGCAGCCTCGAAGTTCGCCATCGAGGGCTTCTGTGAGAGCATGGCCGTTCAGCTGCTCAAATTTAACGTGAA GATGTCACTGATTGAGCCGGGGCCTGTGCACACGGAGTTCGAGGCGAAAATGATGGACGAACTGGCCGAGATGGAGTTCAGCGGGGCGGACCAGGACACGGTCCGATACTTCAAGGACGTGTATGTGCCATCCTCGTGCGACATCTTCGAGGCAATGGGGCAGACGCCAGAATATATAGCAAAA TGCACTCAGAAGGTGATCGAGTCGAGGAGTCCCCGTTTCCGGAACCTGACCAACAGCCTGTACACGCCGATTGTCGCCATGAAGTACGCGGACGAGACTGGCGGCCTGTCTGTTCACGCCTTCTACAACCTGCTGTTCAACTTCGGCTCTCTGATGCACGTGGCCATGGCGGTTCTCAAGTGCCTGACCTGCAGCTGTCTGCGCAGACGCACCGTCTCGCCCGACTGA